In one window of Cloacibacillus sp. DNA:
- a CDS encoding LicD family protein, which translates to MQRLSENELKILHQRMLELLNEFERLCNILEIQYIAIGGTLLGAIRHHGFIPWDDDIDVALKREDYEKFLNLAARELGKEFFLQTFETDPGTTAYQAKLRLNGTLFIESSTIKRNMHQGIFLDIFPLDEIPRNGDESKKFCRQCFFWEQLFVAKNTYKTMGSVDDLKGLMRAAIRAALFVLMRPIHKKFIYYKLDTTLKRYRDCGSGKLTLPSGYGYKKYLTTSEIYPITRQEFETTTICAPQDYDVFLHRLFGNYTQLPPEKKRYGHRPYKIKLDKE; encoded by the coding sequence ATGCAAAGACTTAGCGAAAATGAGCTTAAGATACTACATCAAAGGATGCTGGAGTTACTTAATGAATTTGAAAGACTATGTAACATTCTCGAAATTCAATACATTGCCATTGGAGGCACCTTGTTGGGAGCAATTCGCCACCACGGTTTCATCCCATGGGACGATGATATTGATGTTGCGTTGAAACGAGAAGACTACGAAAAATTTCTTAATTTGGCCGCACGCGAACTAGGAAAAGAATTTTTTTTGCAAACATTCGAAACGGATCCTGGGACTACCGCATATCAAGCAAAGTTAAGACTTAATGGTACGTTGTTTATAGAGTCAAGTACGATAAAACGGAATATGCATCAAGGAATCTTTCTTGATATATTCCCGTTGGATGAGATACCACGAAACGGCGATGAATCAAAAAAATTTTGCAGACAATGTTTCTTTTGGGAACAACTATTCGTGGCCAAAAATACTTATAAGACCATGGGGTCGGTTGATGATCTAAAAGGTCTAATGCGCGCAGCCATTAGAGCCGCTTTATTTGTTCTGATGAGGCCAATACATAAAAAATTTATTTATTATAAATTAGATACCACACTGAAACGATATAGAGATTGCGGAAGTGGAAAGTTGACACTGCCAAGTGGTTATGGATATAAAAAGTACCTAACTACATCAGAAATTTACCCCATAACAAGGCAAGAGTTTGAAACCACAACAATATGTGCGCCGCAAGACTATGACGTTTTTTTGCATAGGTTGTTTGGAAATTATACGCAGTTACCACCTGAAAAAAAGCGGTATGGGCATAGGCCTTACAAGATTAAGTTAGATAAGGAGTAA
- a CDS encoding adenylyltransferase/cytidyltransferase family protein, whose protein sequence is MIIGYTAGVYDLFHIGHVNLLKNAKGMCDRLIVAVTVDELVLYKGKKAVIPFSERMEIVRSIKFVDAVVPQYDMNKLEMCKKLKANIMFVGDDWYNTQKWQEFDKQFSQEGIQIIYFPYTQGTSSTILNQTLLKLRSSSL, encoded by the coding sequence ATGATTATAGGCTATACAGCAGGCGTGTATGACCTGTTTCACATTGGACATGTAAACCTTCTCAAGAATGCAAAAGGAATGTGCGATAGGCTGATTGTTGCTGTCACAGTTGATGAACTTGTGCTTTATAAAGGTAAAAAGGCTGTAATTCCATTTAGTGAGCGGATGGAGATTGTGAGAAGCATAAAATTTGTTGATGCTGTAGTCCCTCAGTACGATATGAACAAGCTGGAAATGTGCAAAAAGTTAAAAGCAAATATTATGTTTGTGGGTGACGATTGGTATAATACTCAAAAATGGCAAGAATTTGACAAACAATTTTCACAAGAAGGGATTCAAATAATTTATTTCCCCTACACTCAAGGCACAAGTTCAACAATACTAAACCAAACACTGCTGAAACTTCGTAGCAGTTCACTTTAG
- a CDS encoding glycosyltransferase family A protein, giving the protein MKFSIIIPVYNKASTVEQTIKSVLNQTYTNYELVVVNDGSTDGVEDVLKQYINEQVVIVNQSNSGVSCARNTGIKKSNGEYICFLDADDIWRPNRLETLVRMIKSYPGEKLFATPVEIILPNGKRVHTGRFLKENLKDMVLIEDFFDLYLRYSSIVFNTDTICIHKDVFKKVGLFEPGETIGEDTDMWFRAAAYYPIVFAKETTAVYNRMESTATKNDAWTYSWRFAKRNGDILNDSGISQVKKKHILRVIDRYHMSCCRRALFEGSRSEAIVFLKSVHCKRNWRYAATLMCFCVPHRLLKLAIC; this is encoded by the coding sequence ATGAAGTTTTCTATAATAATCCCTGTATATAATAAAGCATCAACCGTGGAGCAAACTATAAAAAGCGTATTAAATCAGACGTATACCAACTATGAGTTGGTAGTTGTTAATGATGGTTCTACCGATGGCGTAGAAGATGTTCTTAAACAATATATAAATGAGCAAGTGGTTATTGTGAATCAATCTAATTCAGGAGTTTCGTGCGCTCGCAATACTGGTATAAAAAAGAGCAACGGGGAGTATATCTGTTTTTTAGATGCAGATGATATATGGAGACCAAATCGCCTAGAGACATTAGTTAGGATGATAAAATCCTACCCGGGGGAAAAATTATTTGCAACGCCAGTGGAAATAATCCTTCCTAACGGGAAAAGGGTACATACAGGGCGGTTTCTTAAAGAAAATTTGAAAGATATGGTCTTAATAGAAGATTTTTTTGACTTATATCTAAGATACTCTTCGATTGTATTCAATACAGATACAATTTGTATTCATAAAGATGTGTTTAAGAAAGTGGGGTTATTCGAACCTGGCGAAACAATCGGAGAAGACACGGATATGTGGTTTCGAGCAGCTGCATATTACCCAATTGTCTTTGCTAAAGAGACAACAGCTGTTTATAATCGCATGGAAAGTACTGCCACCAAAAATGATGCTTGGACTTATTCGTGGCGATTTGCGAAAAGGAATGGGGATATATTGAATGATAGTGGAATATCACAGGTGAAAAAAAAGCATATTCTACGTGTGATAGATCGATATCATATGTCTTGTTGTAGAAGGGCACTCTTTGAAGGTAGTAGGTCAGAAGCAATCGTGTTTCTAAAATCCGTCCATTGTAAAAGAAATTGGCGTTACGCAGCTACATTAATGTGCTTTTGTGTCCCACATAGACTACTAAAATTAGCAATTTGCTAG
- a CDS encoding EpsG family protein, producing the protein MTVYIVSFVINIVVGVLVFCGAPTGAQWSLRKKFYALFSILQFTFLAGSRAESVGWDTETYFVIFKIIDSSPGLTGAPWIEKGFVALCKGIALLGGDARTLLYVCSFVTVSSCVLFFYKYSNSLLYSMFVFISLPYYYTSFDILRQYLAFSIFLFGYSLVRQRRFFFFTLLIILASFFHKSAVLFIPLYFMYNIKWTHFKILFIIGTSILLYFYLTPMVLWSLNAINSASIYSKIGFWVGEFSGGVKTCVMYFVILVTLWFNLGQCRIKIGNEFFGYAILLSMCALLFVNMRMLTRMMMLCIPFVAVAIPQILLPTPRQVCKQQSPLIVFDKMVFNLIIILICTIYHAFMLITNWQNIVPYKFL; encoded by the coding sequence GTGACAGTTTATATCGTTTCTTTTGTTATTAATATTGTTGTTGGCGTTTTAGTCTTTTGTGGAGCGCCTACAGGTGCTCAGTGGAGCCTTAGAAAAAAATTTTATGCCTTATTTTCAATACTTCAATTTACTTTTTTGGCAGGATCGCGTGCCGAATCTGTTGGTTGGGATACAGAAACCTACTTTGTTATATTTAAAATCATAGATTCTAGCCCCGGTTTGACAGGCGCTCCTTGGATTGAAAAAGGGTTTGTTGCACTGTGTAAGGGAATCGCTCTTTTGGGGGGAGATGCAAGAACACTGTTGTATGTATGTAGTTTTGTGACAGTATCATCATGTGTATTATTTTTTTATAAATATTCGAATAGTTTGTTGTATAGTATGTTTGTGTTTATTTCTCTGCCCTATTATTACACATCGTTCGATATTTTAAGGCAATATCTAGCATTTTCTATTTTTTTATTTGGGTATAGCCTTGTGAGACAAAGAAGATTTTTTTTCTTTACTTTATTGATAATTCTTGCAAGTTTTTTTCATAAGTCAGCCGTTCTTTTTATCCCTTTGTATTTTATGTATAATATTAAATGGACGCATTTTAAAATTTTATTTATTATAGGGACGTCCATTTTGTTATATTTTTATCTGACCCCCATGGTACTGTGGAGCCTCAATGCAATAAACAGCGCCTCTATATATTCGAAGATAGGGTTTTGGGTAGGTGAATTTAGCGGTGGGGTAAAGACTTGTGTGATGTATTTTGTCATACTGGTGACGTTATGGTTTAATTTAGGGCAGTGTCGTATAAAAATTGGCAATGAATTTTTCGGCTATGCCATACTATTAAGTATGTGTGCGCTTCTCTTTGTTAACATGAGAATGCTTACAAGGATGATGATGTTGTGTATTCCATTTGTCGCCGTCGCTATTCCTCAGATTCTCTTGCCAACTCCTAGACAAGTGTGTAAACAACAATCTCCTCTAATTGTTTTTGATAAAATGGTGTTTAATCTAATTATAATTTTAATATGTACAATTTATCACGCTTTCATGCTAATTACTAATTGGCAAAATATAGTTCCTTACAAATTTCTCTAA
- a CDS encoding polysaccharide biosynthesis protein — protein MSKNKTLLITGGTGSFGHAVLDRFLSTDVAEIRIFSRDEKKQDEMRTEYQNNEKIKFYLGDVRDIQSVKNAMHGVDYVFHAAALKQVPSCEFFPLEAVKTNVIGTENVLTACIEFGVKKVICLSTDKAAYPINAMGTSKAMMEKVVVAKSRTISQEKTLICCTRYGNVMASRGSVIPRFVEQIKAGQPLTLTEPAMTRFIMSLAEAVELVVFAYEHANSGDIMVQKAPACTIEVLAQAIKELFAPETETRVIGIRHGEKMYETLLTKEEAAHAEDMGNFFRVPCDKRDLNYEKYFDNGSKKAVTVTEFNSENTEILNVETVKRKLLALDYVKTELNSWRNR, from the coding sequence ATGTCCAAAAATAAAACTCTTTTAATAACCGGCGGCACCGGTTCTTTCGGCCACGCAGTGCTGGACCGTTTTCTCTCAACCGACGTAGCGGAAATTCGTATTTTCTCCCGTGACGAGAAGAAACAGGATGAGATGCGCACTGAATATCAGAACAACGAAAAAATCAAGTTTTATCTAGGCGACGTTCGTGATATCCAAAGTGTCAAGAATGCCATGCACGGCGTAGACTATGTATTTCATGCGGCGGCTCTGAAGCAGGTACCCTCGTGCGAATTTTTTCCGCTTGAGGCTGTAAAGACCAACGTCATTGGTACGGAAAACGTTCTTACCGCATGTATTGAATTCGGCGTAAAAAAGGTGATTTGCCTTTCTACGGATAAAGCCGCATACCCTATAAACGCCATGGGAACTTCAAAAGCAATGATGGAAAAGGTCGTAGTGGCTAAATCCCGCACCATATCTCAGGAGAAGACACTTATCTGCTGCACTCGTTACGGCAACGTCATGGCCTCTCGCGGCTCTGTCATCCCGCGCTTTGTTGAGCAGATAAAAGCAGGGCAGCCCCTTACACTTACCGAGCCTGCCATGACTCGTTTCATCATGAGCCTTGCCGAGGCAGTCGAACTTGTTGTCTTTGCGTACGAACATGCGAACAGCGGCGACATCATGGTCCAAAAGGCCCCGGCCTGCACAATAGAGGTGTTGGCTCAGGCAATAAAAGAACTCTTCGCCCCGGAGACGGAAACACGCGTCATAGGTATACGACACGGGGAAAAAATGTACGAGACTCTGCTCACCAAAGAAGAAGCCGCTCACGCGGAAGACATGGGAAACTTCTTCCGCGTCCCTTGCGATAAGCGCGACCTGAATTATGAGAAATATTTTGACAATGGCAGTAAAAAGGCCGTAACTGTCACTGAATTCAACTCTGAAAATACCGAGATACTCAACGTGGAAACAGTCAAGCGCAAGTTACTCGCATTAGATTATGTAAAAACAGAGTTAAACTCATGGAGAAACAGATAA
- a CDS encoding asparagine synthase-related protein, translating to MSVDKDYCMSSYLAFRYIEDDMKNFYIGMRHESIPPVSDSEKLFVRSANDINRMIENQFLKICHKKLGILLSGGMDSAILASYMRGCDAYTFRFLGGEFQKEELQRAKYYAECYDLNLHYIDITWATVEKNLDAVMEAKAAPVHSIEPQILQGAIEAQSDAIEMMIVGESSDLLFGGMDGLLACDWTFDAFMQRYIFTQPAEVLANPVGVEYLFERYRTKGHCIDFLLFMKDVFAIESSSSYWNAFSAANMPYYDPYARLEMVDTLDLFRVRHGEPKYLIRELFSMKYPGMPIPDKIPMPRPVDMYFAEWQGPKRPEFKKNLDITKFSGNQKWQIWCLEQFLNKYEPR from the coding sequence ATGAGTGTAGATAAGGATTATTGTATGAGCTCCTACTTAGCCTTTAGGTATATTGAAGATGACATGAAAAATTTCTATATAGGGATGCGTCATGAGAGCATCCCCCCCGTATCGGATTCGGAGAAACTATTTGTACGTAGTGCGAATGACATTAATCGTATGATTGAAAATCAATTTTTAAAAATATGCCACAAGAAACTAGGTATCCTCCTTTCTGGGGGGATGGATTCTGCGATTCTTGCTTCGTACATGCGCGGGTGTGATGCATATACCTTTAGATTTTTGGGAGGCGAATTTCAAAAGGAAGAGTTACAGCGTGCTAAATATTACGCTGAATGTTACGACTTAAATCTACATTATATTGATATTACGTGGGCTACAGTGGAAAAGAATCTAGATGCTGTTATGGAGGCAAAAGCAGCTCCCGTCCATTCTATTGAACCTCAAATTTTACAAGGAGCTATTGAGGCTCAATCGGATGCTATCGAAATGATGATTGTTGGGGAAAGTAGCGATCTTTTGTTTGGGGGCATGGATGGACTACTTGCATGTGATTGGACCTTTGATGCATTTATGCAACGCTATATCTTTACTCAACCGGCAGAGGTTCTAGCAAATCCTGTTGGGGTGGAATATTTGTTTGAACGATATCGTACAAAGGGGCACTGTATAGATTTTTTACTATTTATGAAAGATGTGTTTGCAATTGAGAGTTCTAGTAGTTACTGGAACGCCTTTTCTGCAGCTAATATGCCATATTATGATCCATACGCTCGCCTTGAAATGGTGGACACTCTTGATCTCTTTCGTGTACGTCATGGAGAACCTAAATATCTAATTCGCGAACTTTTTTCTATGAAATATCCTGGGATGCCTATTCCCGATAAGATTCCCATGCCTCGACCTGTAGATATGTACTTTGCAGAATGGCAAGGCCCTAAACGTCCAGAATTTAAGAAAAACCTTGATATAACTAAATTTTCTGGCAACCAAAAATGGCAAATCTGGTGTTTGGAGCAGTTTCTCAACAAGTATGAGCCTAGATAG
- a CDS encoding glycosyltransferase family 2 protein: MENYISIIIPVYNSENKISRCLESLKAQTCHSFEVIFVDDQSSDNTLRVLCHFKNEVSSLFAVSVFRNKLNLGPGPTRNFGVKQAKGNYILFLDSDDYLAHNTIGLLIDTIARVKAEAIIFDVYFERCGGNRQYMINNIVYKDEPSCYISIENAIKHTGAAIHGKAFLRDMLIEHNIEFANLMRNEDLVFTKVAFAFCNKIYYLRNALYYYVQCDHSIMHDDKLISVESSIVAYREIEKRLAGRFDYELKVLYVREVIYSNIIKRFYLGATIDEIKKELNVINIKALLEPIKKDAVFFSRFQRTYLFLAKYSFVSLLSLLAKVKKFINSR, from the coding sequence ATGGAAAATTATATTTCAATTATAATACCGGTATATAACAGTGAAAATAAAATCAGCCGTTGCTTAGAATCTTTGAAGGCTCAGACATGCCATTCCTTTGAGGTTATTTTTGTTGATGATCAGTCGTCAGACAATACCTTAAGGGTATTATGTCATTTTAAGAATGAAGTTTCTAGTTTATTTGCAGTATCTGTTTTTAGAAATAAACTCAATCTTGGTCCCGGCCCAACGCGGAATTTTGGAGTAAAACAAGCTAAAGGAAATTATATCCTCTTTTTAGATAGCGATGATTATCTGGCTCATAATACTATTGGTCTGTTAATAGACACTATCGCTCGTGTAAAAGCCGAAGCCATTATATTTGATGTTTATTTTGAACGATGCGGGGGTAATAGACAATATATGATAAATAATATTGTCTATAAAGATGAGCCTTCTTGTTACATCTCTATTGAAAATGCCATTAAGCATACCGGTGCTGCGATTCATGGAAAAGCGTTTTTGCGAGATATGCTCATTGAGCATAATATTGAATTTGCTAATCTAATGAGAAATGAAGATTTGGTTTTTACTAAAGTTGCTTTCGCCTTTTGTAATAAAATTTATTACCTACGTAATGCGTTGTATTACTATGTGCAATGCGATCATTCGATAATGCATGACGATAAACTGATTTCAGTTGAATCTTCTATAGTAGCTTATAGAGAAATAGAGAAAAGATTGGCCGGCAGGTTTGATTATGAACTAAAAGTACTCTATGTTAGGGAGGTCATATATTCAAATATTATAAAGAGATTTTATTTAGGAGCCACAATAGATGAAATAAAAAAAGAATTAAATGTTATTAATATAAAGGCTTTGCTTGAGCCAATAAAGAAAGACGCTGTTTTTTTCTCACGGTTCCAGAGGACATATTTATTCTTGGCTAAATATTCGTTTGTCAGTCTCTTGTCATTATTAGCTAAAGTAAAAAAATTTATTAATAGTAGATGA
- a CDS encoding glycosyltransferase, translating to MMIETKFSVLMSLYIKEKPEYVRACFESLLRQTVPADEWVVVEDGPLTNELYLLLEEYNNKYPNLIKRVPLTQNRGLGLALREGIIQCSNELIARMDTDDVARNDRFEKQLNEFVKNPSLDICGSHISEFYDTPEKIIARRIVPLVDKEIKKYERRRDAFNHMSVMYKKSTVLKAGNYQHAMLMEDSLLWINMILAGATCCNIDDSLVFVRTGKDMYERRGGLGYFRKYRSGKKRILETGYISQLDYLCTIWLQFIIATMPNSLREWVYKRFLRS from the coding sequence ATGATGATAGAAACTAAATTCAGCGTTCTAATGTCGCTCTATATCAAAGAAAAGCCGGAATACGTCAGAGCCTGTTTTGAAAGCCTGTTAAGGCAGACTGTTCCAGCCGATGAATGGGTTGTTGTTGAAGACGGTCCATTAACGAACGAGTTATATTTACTACTTGAAGAATATAACAACAAATATCCTAACCTTATTAAACGAGTGCCATTAACTCAAAATCGAGGGCTGGGACTGGCGCTCAGAGAAGGAATAATACAATGTTCCAATGAACTTATTGCCAGAATGGATACGGATGATGTTGCAAGAAATGATCGCTTTGAAAAACAACTGAACGAATTTGTAAAAAATCCCAGTCTAGATATTTGCGGCAGCCATATAAGTGAATTTTATGATACCCCCGAAAAAATTATTGCAAGGCGTATCGTTCCACTTGTGGATAAAGAAATAAAAAAATACGAAAGAAGACGTGACGCATTTAATCATATGAGCGTTATGTATAAAAAAAGCACTGTTCTAAAAGCAGGGAATTATCAACACGCAATGTTGATGGAAGACAGCCTGTTGTGGATCAATATGATTCTGGCCGGGGCAACTTGTTGCAATATTGACGATTCTCTTGTTTTTGTAAGAACGGGAAAAGATATGTATGAACGCAGGGGCGGATTGGGATATTTTAGAAAATACCGCTCTGGCAAGAAAAGGATCCTAGAGACCGGGTACATTTCACAGTTGGACTATCTCTGCACGATATGGCTTCAATTCATCATAGCCACTATGCCTAATTCTTTACGAGAATGGGTATATAAAAGATTTTTAAGAAGCTAA
- a CDS encoding sugar transferase → MSVRRMLKTWEELPDYMRTEAVRPYYDLLIAKKEALLLKRVFDIVSASLMLVILSPIILIISLAIVIDGKGGVFFRQERVTQYGKKFRIFKFRTMIANAEKLGAQVTVKNDVRVTKIGKILRKYRMDEIPQLINIIVGEMSFVGTRPEVEKYVNKYNDEMYATLLLPAGVTSETSIIYKDEEKLLATADFVDDVYISKVLPGKMKYNLNSLKNFSFYKDIQTMARTVLAMVE, encoded by the coding sequence ATGTCTGTAAGAAGAATGCTCAAAACATGGGAAGAGCTACCGGATTATATGAGGACTGAAGCTGTGCGTCCTTACTATGATCTTCTAATAGCAAAAAAAGAGGCCTTGCTCTTGAAGCGTGTATTCGACATTGTGTCAGCCAGTTTGATGCTCGTTATCCTTTCGCCGATAATCCTCATCATTTCGCTTGCGATAGTTATTGACGGAAAAGGCGGAGTATTCTTCCGTCAGGAGCGCGTCACGCAGTATGGTAAAAAATTTCGGATATTCAAATTCCGCACAATGATTGCCAATGCGGAAAAACTCGGGGCGCAGGTCACAGTAAAAAATGACGTGCGTGTTACGAAAATCGGCAAAATACTCCGGAAGTATAGGATGGACGAAATTCCCCAGCTCATCAACATCATAGTTGGTGAGATGAGCTTTGTTGGAACGCGGCCTGAGGTAGAAAAATATGTGAATAAATATAACGATGAGATGTACGCCACACTGCTTTTGCCCGCTGGAGTCACCTCGGAAACCAGCATCATATACAAAGACGAGGAAAAGTTGCTTGCCACGGCTGATTTTGTTGATGACGTCTATATAAGCAAAGTTTTACCAGGGAAGATGAAATATAACCTGAACAGTTTGAAAAATTTCAGCTTCTACAAAGATATACAGACAATGGCAAGAACAGTGCTGGCTATGGTGGAATGA
- a CDS encoding DegT/DnrJ/EryC1/StrS family aminotransferase, translated as MKHIPFSPPDITEAEINEVINTLKSGWITTGPRTKELERAIAKRCHTSKAVCLNSNTACSEMTLRLLGVGSGSEVIVPAYTYTASASVVEHVGAKIVMVDCAQDKFTMDYDQLESAVTENTKVIIPVDLFGIPVDYDRIREIVEKKRDIFIPSNNKIQQAVGRVIILGDAAHSFGASYKGEPIGSVADFTDFSFHAVKNLTTAEGGAVTWNDIAGIDNEELYHRYMLLSLHGQSKDALAKTKLGTWEYDVAGLWYKCNMTDIHAAIGLAQIKRYDAILSRRREIVERLDAAFAELPVETARHYAKEYISSGHLYVMRLKGKDVKERNSFIEKMAEMGVATNVHYKPLPMHTAYQKLGFNIADYPNAYEQFKNEVTLPLHTCYTDEEVAYVIECVKRCL; from the coding sequence ATGAAGCATATACCATTTAGTCCTCCGGATATCACAGAGGCAGAAATTAACGAAGTTATAAATACGCTGAAATCTGGTTGGATCACCACTGGCCCTAGAACAAAAGAGCTGGAACGTGCGATAGCAAAGCGCTGTCATACGTCAAAGGCTGTCTGCCTAAACTCTAACACGGCATGTTCCGAGATGACACTCCGACTTTTAGGCGTTGGGTCTGGTAGTGAAGTCATTGTCCCTGCTTATACATATACGGCAAGTGCTAGTGTTGTCGAACATGTTGGCGCTAAGATTGTCATGGTTGACTGTGCGCAAGACAAATTTACTATGGACTATGACCAGCTTGAATCCGCCGTAACAGAGAATACCAAAGTGATAATACCGGTGGATTTATTTGGCATCCCAGTCGACTATGACCGCATTAGGGAAATCGTAGAGAAAAAACGCGACATCTTCATTCCATCTAACAACAAAATACAGCAAGCGGTGGGCAGAGTAATAATCTTAGGTGATGCGGCACATTCTTTCGGAGCTTCATACAAAGGAGAACCGATAGGCTCCGTCGCCGATTTTACGGACTTCTCATTCCACGCCGTCAAAAACTTGACCACTGCCGAGGGTGGCGCAGTTACCTGGAACGATATTGCAGGCATAGACAACGAAGAACTCTATCACCGTTACATGTTGCTAAGTCTGCATGGACAAAGCAAAGACGCTTTGGCGAAAACGAAGCTTGGTACATGGGAATACGATGTGGCTGGGCTGTGGTACAAATGCAATATGACCGACATTCACGCGGCCATCGGGCTTGCCCAAATTAAAAGATACGATGCGATTCTTTCGCGCAGGAGAGAAATAGTAGAACGACTGGATGCAGCTTTCGCTGAGTTGCCGGTAGAAACAGCGAGGCATTATGCAAAAGAATATATCTCTTCCGGGCATCTCTATGTCATGCGGTTAAAAGGAAAAGACGTTAAAGAGAGAAACAGTTTCATTGAAAAAATGGCGGAAATGGGAGTGGCGACAAACGTTCATTACAAACCATTGCCAATGCACACAGCCTATCAGAAATTAGGCTTTAACATTGCCGACTACCCCAATGCGTATGAACAGTTCAAAAACGAAGTCACGTTGCCACTTCATACATGCTACACAGATGAAGAGGTAGCCTATGTAATAGAGTGTGTAAAAAGATGTCTGTAA